The sequence CGGAAGCTCAAGATCCTGCGCGAGGCCGACGCCATTTTCCTCGAGGAACTGCACCGCGCGGGGTTATACCACAAGATCTGGCAGGCGCTGGCGGTGCTCTTGCCCGTCAAAGCCGTCGGCGTCATGGGCGACGAGCGGACCTATGCGAACGTCATCGCCCTGCGCGCCGTGACCAGCCGGGACGGCATGACCGCCGACTGGGCCAGGCTGCCGCACCCGGTCCTCGCGCGGATCGCGACGCGGATCACCAACGAAATCAAGGGCGTGAACCGCGTCGTGTATGACACGAGTTCCAAGCCGCCCAGCACGATTGAGTGGGAGTAAACGACGAATATCCAATATCCAATGACCAATATTCAATGTCCAAGGACGAAAACATGACCGGCCGCCGGTATGACCTGGAGGAGCGGCTGATGGCCTTCGCGGACCGCGTCCTAAATGTCGTGGACGCGCTTCCCCGCACCCGTGCGGGGAATCACATCGGCAATCCGTTGGTGCGGTGCGGCTCCTCGCCCGTGGCGAATTACGGTGAGGCGCAAAGCGCCAAATCGCGGAGCGATTTCATCCATAAGTTGAAATTGTCT is a genomic window of Planctomycetota bacterium containing:
- a CDS encoding four helix bundle protein, which produces MTGRRYDLEERLMAFADRVLNVVDALPRTRAGNHIGNPLVRCGSSPVANYGEAQSAKSRSDFIHKLKLSLKELRETRIWLRLIQRRLLIKPAAKLAPS
- a CDS encoding GMP synthase (glutamine-hydrolyzing) — protein: RKLKILREADAIFLEELHRAGLYHKIWQALAVLLPVKAVGVMGDERTYANVIALRAVTSRDGMTADWARLPHPVLARIATRITNEIKGVNRVVYDTSSKPPSTIEWE